The window ATAGGCGCATTGCGCCGCGCCGCACCGGGTATCGATCTTCGGGTTTCACGCCTGGACCGCCGCCATATTCATCAGCAGCTGGAACGTGGGGAAGTGGATATTGCGCTGGGTGGCCATATTTCCGGCCCCGAAAGCCACTATGTCCGCCGCCTGTTCGATGAACATCTGGTGTGTATCGCCAGCCGCAAGCACCCGCAGTTGGTAGACGGCCGTTGGGATTTGGCGCGTTACCTCAGTTTGCCGCATGGGCTGTACGCCCCCACGGATGATGGTTCCGGCCGCGGCATCGTCGATCGCCGTCTGGCCGAGATCGGCGGTCAACGGCGCGTTGCCGCCACTTTTTCGCACATCGTCGCTCTGCCGGCGGTGGTGGCGGCCAGCGATCTGATCGCCACCCTGGCGGCCAGCGTCGCCCGACGGTATGCCGATGCGTTGCAAATTCAGTTTTTACCTTTGCCGGAAGAATTGGCTATTCCCTCCTTCCCCATTGAGCTGGTGGCCGGCCGCCAGGTTAAACGCGATCCCGCTCTGGCCTGGCTATGCGACGCCATCGGCCAGCTCAACCTCTCCCCTTTGCCGCGCTAATCGCATTTTTCTCTGCGTTATCAAACAAATTCCCCGCCCGCCGGCCGTCCTTGGCAGGCGTTTTTTTGCGCACACCAATAGGAATCATCCGAATTCACATTCACGCAATTTATATATAACGATCATCTTTAACCTGCAAATGGTAAGGTCAAAAAATGATTAGCCACTTTTTTTTCGTAAAAAAATAGTTGTTATTTAAGTATCTTGGCTTAAGTGTTACATAATCATTTATTGGTATGACCATTGATCCTTAAAACCAATTGAAAATAAAATCAATTCACAATTTGTTGTTTTGCATAGGATAAATCCAAAACGTGCGTCAGTTAACGATTTAGATATTGATCCAGAAGGTTATTTTGCAAATGACGAAGGCTATTGTAGACTGCACAAAATCTGTTGATGTGTAAAATTCGTTAAATTTTTCGTCAATCCCTGTCTCTAATCGTGACAGATACGCCATCGGGATCGCGCGTCATTTCTCGTGCGGTAGCTATGCCTAAAGCGAGGAATAGTATGAATCGTCTTATCATTGCGCACACGCCTCTGGCCACCGATCAACTGCTGTTTAAAAGCCTGTCGGGGGAAGAAAAGCTCTCCGGACTATTTGAGTTTGACGTCGAGCTGCTGAGCCCGGGAAACCGGCTGGATCTCAAATCCCTGCTGGGTCAGAAGATCACGCTTGAACTGCGGGCCAACCCCATGGCGCCGCGTTACCTGAATGGCAATATTACGCGCATGACGCTGGCCGGCAGAGAGGTTGGCGGCGATCGCTATTACGTTTACCGCGCCATCCTGCGCCCTACCCTGTGGTACCTGACGCAAAACCGCGACTTCCGCATCTATCAGGAAAAAACGGTGCCCGACATCATCACCCAGGTGCTGGGGCAATATCAGGTGAAGGTCGATAACCGTCTGAGCTACGACTACCGTTCCTGGGGTTACTGCGTGCAGTACCAGGAAAGCGACTTCGATTTCGTCAGCCGGCTGATGGAACATGAGGGCATTTACTACTACTTCACTCACCAGCAGGACGGGCACACGCTGGTGTTGGCGGATGCCCCTGCGGCGCATCAGGCACTGCCCGGCTACGCCAGCATTCCCTACCAGTTGGCGGAAGGCGGGTTGGTGGAAAACAAAGACAGCATCAACAGCTGGAGCGTCTCGGACGCCATTACCCCCAGCCTCTACAGCCTTGATGATTACGATTTCCGCAAGCCGCGCGCCCGTTTGCTGGAAGCGCGGCAAAACCCGGCCTCTTTCGCCCAGGACAAAGCGGAAGTGTTCGACTGGCCGGGCCGCTACACCGATCACGCGCACGGGCAGTTTTACGTGAAGGTGCGCCAGCAGGAGTTTGAAGCGCAGCACGAGCAAATGAGCGGCGAAGGCAACTCGCAGGGCATGGCGCCCGGCTATCGCTTCCAGCTGTTCCAGGCGCCGCGCCCGGAAGATGACCGAGAATACCTGGTGGTCAGCGCGCGCTACTTCATGCAGGAAAACAGCTACAGCAGCAATGATAACGACAGCGCCGAACAGCGCACCGAATTTCAGGTGGTGCCGGCCGACGTAAACTGGCGCCCGCCGCGCATCACGCCGTGGCCAAAGACCCACGGCCCGCAAACGGCCGAGGTCGTGGGCCCGGAAGGCGAAAGCATCTGGACCGACAAATATGGCCGGGTGAAGCTGAAGTTCCGTTGGGATCGGCACGGCAGCGGCAATGAAACCAGCTCCTGCTGGGTGCGCGTCTCCAGCGCCTGGGCCGGGTGGAAGTACGGCGGCATTCAAATCCCGCGGGTGGGTGAAGAAGTGGTGGTCGACTTTATCAACGGCGATCCCGATCGCCCCATTATCACCGGCCGCGTCTACAACGAAGACAGCATGCCGCCGTGGGATCTGCCCGGCGACGCCACCAAGATGGGCTTTATGAGCCGCAGCAAGGGCGGCGGCGTAGACAACGCCAGCTTCCTGATACTGGAAGATGCGCCAGGCAATGAATCTTTCGACATGCATGCCGAACGCGATATGAACATGTCGGTGGAAAACGACAAAAACGTCAATATCGACGGCAGCCGCACCACCACCATCGGCCGCAAGCAGGACGACACCGTCACCGGCGACGCCAACTTCCTGTACAAGTCAAACCGCACCACCACCGTAAACGGGCTGGAAACCGCCAATCTGAACAAGCACCAAACGGTGAATATCAAAGGCGGCCGCGATTTGACCATCTTCGACGGCGGCGATGAAATTAAAATTACCGGAAAACAGACATTCACGCTCGACGGCGAACAAATCCAGGACATCAAAAAAACGCAGCACGTTACGGTGAAAAACGATCAGACGATCGACATCACCGCAGGCAAGCAAATCAACAACATCAACGCCGGCCAACGCACCACCATCACCCAGGGCGGGCAAGAGCTGAACATCCTGGCCGGTGGGCAAAAGGCAACCATCAAAGGCCCGGTAGAATACAATATCGACGGCAGTTTTAAACAGACCAACACCGGCACCATCGACATTTCGTCGCCACAGACGGTGACGATAAAAAGCGATACGGTTGTCAGTATTGATTCGCCTTACTGGATCACCAATGCCAAGAGCCACAAAGAGAGCTATGCGATCAACTCTTTCACTCTGACCGGTCTGACCGAATCGGTCACCGGCGTGGGCGCGACCATTAACTGCCTCACCTCGCTGACGGTATCGCCTGTGGCCACCACGCTGAACGGCATTGGCCACACCCGGGCGCTGATCAGTTTATCGACCAAGAACCTTGAACATAAATTCTCCCTATCCAAATTTGAACAGGCGCTGCAGTTGGGCTTTTTGGGTGCGCTGATTACCTTCTTCTGACAAGGACTTCCCATGACGCCGGTGAGCAAGTATTTCCCTTATATCCTGATCGTTGTAGTGATCGTCATTGGCATTTTTATCGTCAAAAAAATCAAACAGATAAACGGTAAGGACAACTCACTTTACAACCTGATGGCACAGGAAAAATGGTCTGGGCAACAGGCTGAAGCCACGCTGTTAACCTTCGAACAGACCGACACGCGCATCGGCAACGACTTTATCTTCGACGTGGTGTTGAACGCCACGCCAGAGGGTTCGCCGGAAACCTTGCGCGCCAAGGCGCTGGTGAAACCCGTCGATTTGCACCGCATGAAAGCGGGCATGTCGGTCACCATCAAATATGACAACGCCACCCCGCGACGCGTGGCGGTGTTGGCTATCCATTTCGAGTAATTTTGCTTTCGTAACGGGAAGCTTCTCTTCCCGCTCTGATGACCGGACTTTAACTCCGCGTCGTTTTCATCTGCTGTGACGTAGCCTGATATCAACTAAATCGAAAAACGGGATTGTTTTTGCGTGCAGCGGCGCATGCCGCTCACGGGTATCCACAGGAAGCCTTACACACACAATGA is drawn from Serratia entomophila and contains these coding sequences:
- a CDS encoding LysR family transcriptional regulator, encoding MNLASIDLNLLVVFDALYQTRNVTAAGKRLNRAQPSVSNALARLRVLLGDPLFARSGGAMVPTPRAHQLMPQIRQVLEQIQQALAPPAHFDPASARDRRFTLAAGDYADITLLPAIIGALRRAAPGIDLRVSRLDRRHIHQQLERGEVDIALGGHISGPESHYVRRLFDEHLVCIASRKHPQLVDGRWDLARYLSLPHGLYAPTDDGSGRGIVDRRLAEIGGQRRVAATFSHIVALPAVVAASDLIATLAASVARRYADALQIQFLPLPEELAIPSFPIELVAGRQVKRDPALAWLCDAIGQLNLSPLPR
- a CDS encoding type VI secretion system Vgr family protein — its product is MNRLIIAHTPLATDQLLFKSLSGEEKLSGLFEFDVELLSPGNRLDLKSLLGQKITLELRANPMAPRYLNGNITRMTLAGREVGGDRYYVYRAILRPTLWYLTQNRDFRIYQEKTVPDIITQVLGQYQVKVDNRLSYDYRSWGYCVQYQESDFDFVSRLMEHEGIYYYFTHQQDGHTLVLADAPAAHQALPGYASIPYQLAEGGLVENKDSINSWSVSDAITPSLYSLDDYDFRKPRARLLEARQNPASFAQDKAEVFDWPGRYTDHAHGQFYVKVRQQEFEAQHEQMSGEGNSQGMAPGYRFQLFQAPRPEDDREYLVVSARYFMQENSYSSNDNDSAEQRTEFQVVPADVNWRPPRITPWPKTHGPQTAEVVGPEGESIWTDKYGRVKLKFRWDRHGSGNETSSCWVRVSSAWAGWKYGGIQIPRVGEEVVVDFINGDPDRPIITGRVYNEDSMPPWDLPGDATKMGFMSRSKGGGVDNASFLILEDAPGNESFDMHAERDMNMSVENDKNVNIDGSRTTTIGRKQDDTVTGDANFLYKSNRTTTVNGLETANLNKHQTVNIKGGRDLTIFDGGDEIKITGKQTFTLDGEQIQDIKKTQHVTVKNDQTIDITAGKQINNINAGQRTTITQGGQELNILAGGQKATIKGPVEYNIDGSFKQTNTGTIDISSPQTVTIKSDTVVSIDSPYWITNAKSHKESYAINSFTLTGLTESVTGVGATINCLTSLTVSPVATTLNGIGHTRALISLSTKNLEHKFSLSKFEQALQLGFLGALITFF